A genomic region of Streptomyces sp. R33 contains the following coding sequences:
- a CDS encoding carbon-nitrogen hydrolase family protein → METLPPNRPPLHHLPRFTAAAVQASPVYLDPAATVDKAVALIAEAAANGAELVVFPEVFVPGYPYWNWTMNPVQGSPWFERLQRASVDIPGPYVDTLRAAARQYGVVLVIGVNERAAHSLGVLYNTLLTIGPDGELLGVHRKLVPTWAEKLTWTGGDGSSLRVHPTPVGPLGALACGENTNTLARFTLLAQGELVHASCYIALPVAPADYDMADAIAVRTAAHSFEGKVFSVVACSTVSPEIVDLLAGDDEELRALFQRPRSALSGIFGPDGRPVTEPLVDDEGIVYGEIDLGRCIQPKQMHDITGHYNRFDIFRLEVDNRPRLPVTFTAPPAGPLTTTAEEDV, encoded by the coding sequence ATGGAGACCCTGCCCCCCAACCGCCCGCCCCTGCACCACCTGCCCCGCTTCACGGCGGCGGCCGTCCAGGCCTCGCCCGTCTACCTGGACCCCGCCGCCACCGTCGACAAGGCCGTCGCGCTGATCGCCGAGGCGGCGGCCAACGGCGCCGAACTCGTCGTCTTCCCCGAGGTGTTCGTCCCCGGCTACCCGTACTGGAACTGGACGATGAACCCCGTCCAGGGCTCTCCCTGGTTCGAGCGCCTCCAGCGCGCCTCGGTCGACATCCCCGGCCCGTACGTCGACACCCTGCGCGCGGCGGCCCGCCAGTACGGGGTCGTGCTCGTCATCGGCGTCAACGAGCGTGCCGCGCACAGCCTCGGCGTCCTCTACAACACCCTGCTCACGATCGGACCCGACGGCGAACTCCTCGGCGTGCACCGCAAACTGGTGCCCACCTGGGCCGAGAAGCTCACCTGGACCGGCGGCGACGGCAGCTCCCTGCGCGTCCACCCCACCCCCGTCGGTCCGCTCGGCGCCCTCGCCTGCGGCGAGAACACCAACACGCTGGCCCGCTTCACCCTCCTCGCACAGGGCGAACTGGTCCATGCCTCCTGCTACATCGCCCTGCCCGTGGCCCCGGCCGACTACGACATGGCCGATGCCATCGCCGTCCGTACCGCCGCCCACAGCTTCGAGGGCAAGGTCTTCTCCGTCGTCGCCTGCTCCACCGTCTCCCCGGAGATCGTCGACCTGCTCGCCGGGGACGACGAGGAGCTGCGCGCCCTGTTCCAGCGGCCCCGCAGCGCCCTGTCCGGCATCTTCGGCCCCGACGGCCGCCCCGTCACCGAACCGCTCGTCGACGACGAGGGCATCGTCTACGGCGAGATCGACCTCGGCCGGTGCATCCAGCCCAAGCAGATGCACGACATCACCGGCCACTACAACCGCTTCGACATCTTCCGCCTCGAAGTCGACAACC